From a region of the Daphnia magna isolate NIES linkage group LG1, ASM2063170v1.1, whole genome shotgun sequence genome:
- the LOC116932685 gene encoding protein dj-1beta-like, with protein sequence MGKRALIILAEGAEEMEAVITIDTLRRGGIDVTVAGLAGKDTVKCSRMVSIVPDTSLEEAHATSPYDAVILPGGLKGSELLSESPLVGQILKQHENGGQIIAAICAAPIAFKSHSIALGKQITSYPIMKERLVENYKYVDERVMVDGNVTTSQGPGTAFEFALSLVNQLAGKEAADPLINQMLLKLKM encoded by the exons ATGGGCAAACGAGCACTTATCATTCTCGCTGAAG gaGCGGAGGAAATGGAAGCAGTTATAACAATTGATACTCTACGTCGTGGTGGG ATTGATGTTACAGTTGCTGGACTTGCTGGAAAAGATACTGTTAAGTGCAGTCGGATGGTGTCTATTGTTCCAGATACAAGTCTAGAGGAAGCTCATGCAACCTCACCTTATGATGCAGTTATACTTCCCGGTGGCCTGAAAGGATCTGAACTTCTTAGTGAATCCCCTTTAGTTGGACAAATCTTGAAGCAGCATGAAAATGGAGGGCAGATTATTGCAGCAATTTGTGCAG CTCCTATTGCCTTTAAATCTCACAGCATTGCCCTTGGCAAGCAAATAACATCTTATCCCATCATGAAGGAGCGGCTAGTTGAAAATTATAAATATGTTGATGAGAGAGTCATGGTAGATG GTAATGTGACAACCAGTCAAGGGCCTGGCACAGCATTTGAATTTGCTCTGTCATTGGTAAACCAACTCGCTGGCAAGGAAGCAGCTGACCCACTGATCAATCAAATGCTCTTAAAATT GAAAATGTAG